The Syntrophorhabdus sp. DNA window ATAGTGGCAAAGATGAGATACGTCTCCATATGGCTTCTGATCATGTTCCTCGTGCCCGTTTGCGTCGCCGCCCTTATCGTTCTCAACAGGAACAGAAGGCTCCTCGACGAAAGGGAGAATCGAGCGAGGGCGGAAAAGAGCCTGGCGGAGAGCGAAGCGAAATACCGTTCCATCTTTGAGAACTCTGTCATGGGTATCTTCCAGTCGTCGCCGGAGGGCCGGGTCCTCGGGGGCAATCCGGCCTTCAGCCGCATACTGGGCTATGCCTCCCCGGAAGAGATGGCGGAGGCCCTGACCGATGTCACCCGCCAGTTATACGTCACGCCCGGTGACCGGGCCAGGTTCCGGGGTGCTCTGGAGCAACAGGGCTACGTCGAGGGGTTTGAGACCGAGTTCTACAGGAAGGACGGGACGAAGGTCTGGGCGTCGGTGAATGCCCGCGCCGTCAAGGACGGTGACGGGAAGATCGCGTACTACGAAGGCACCGTGGAGAACATCACGGAACGCAAGAGATCGGAGGAGGCCCTGCGCACGAGCAGGCTCCAGCTGTCGCAGGCGATGGACCTCGCGAGCATTGTCTACTGGGAAGTTGACCTTCCGGAGGAGATCTTTGTGTTCAACGATCCCTTCTATGCCTTTTGCGGCACCACCGTCGAGCGTGAGGGAGGGTACCGGATGACGAGGGAGGAGTTCGCGGTGCGCTTCCTCCCCCCTGAAGAGTGGCCCTTGTTCCACGGGATGGTTGAGAAGAACAGGACCCTGGAGGATGCCGCCTGGTTGCCCGCCGACTTCGAGCACCGCATCATCCGTCGCGACGGGAAAGTGAGGAATGCGCTCGCGCGGACGAGGATCGTGAGGGACGACGAGGGCGTGGTCCTGAAGATATACGGGGCGGTCCAGGACATAACGGACCGAAAGATTGCCGAGAGGGCCCTCGTCGAATCGGAGGAGAAGTACCGGAATGTCGTCGAGAATTCCCTGATCGGTTTCTATATCGTACAGAACGGACTGTTCCGATACGTGAACAGGCAGTTTTGCGAGATCGTCGGATACAGCTATGACGAGATCGTCGACAGGCTGGGTCCGCTCGACATCACCCATCCCGGCGACCGTGATATGGTGGCGGAGAACATTCGGAAGAGGGCGGCCGGAGAGGCGGAACGCATCGAGTATGATTTCAGGACGGTCAGGAAAGATGGCAAGGTCGTCAACCTGAGGGTCATCGGGGCCACCACCCTGTTTCAGGGCGAGAAGGTGCCTTCGGGGAGCATCATAGACGTGACGAGGGAGAAGACCCTGGAGGATCAGCTTCTCCACTCCCAGAAGATGGAGGCCGTGGGCACGCTGGCGGGAGGTATCGCGCATGATTTCAATAATATCCTCACCGCCCTGGTGGGGTATGCAGACCTCCTGAGAATAAGTATGAGCGACGAGACCCTGCTGGCATACGTGGACCAGATACTGTCCGCCTCGCAGAAGGCGACGGATCTCGTGCGGGGCCTTCTGGCCTTCAGCAGGCAGCAGGCCATCATCCTGAACCCCGTTGGCATAAACAGCATCGTGAGAAGGACCGAAAAGCTCCTGAGAAGACTTGTCACGGAGGATATCGAGGTAAAGATCTCCCTCGCCCCCGAGGAGATCGTCATCACCGCCGATACCACCCAGATCGACCAGATACTCTTCAACCTTGCCACCAACGCGAGGGACGCCATGCCGGGCGGGGGGACCCTCGCCATAGAGACGCGGGCGGTGGAGCTCACCGAAGACTTCCGTCATCTCCACGGATACGGCCAACCCGGGAGGTACGCCCTTCTTTGCGTTTCCGACACCGGTGTGGGTATGGACAGGAAGACGGGGGAGAGGGCCTTCGAGCCCTTCTTCACCACCAAGGAGGTGGGGAAAGGTACGGGGCTCGGGCTTTCTACGGTCTACGGGATCGTGAAACAGCATGACGGGTACATCTCTCTGTACAGCGAACCGGGCAAGGGAACGACCTTCCAGATCTATCTGCCCATCGCGAAAGGCGCCGGCAGGGAGGAGGAAGCGCTCCCGCCCATGGTCGAGGGAGGTCATGAGACAATCC harbors:
- a CDS encoding PAS domain S-box protein, with product MAEDRTRRVTSSLVKPLIAIMVLACLFVGVFLVVTQYYSNTLFEGVEREYRQGLINTVSVARNIIEPTLAKVRSGEISREEALRRIRPVVRAMTYEDRNGKNYVFMSSYDGIMLVQPYEPVREMTNQWDLRDVRGTYIIRELVRAARERPEGSFVRYHYYTLPTVHDVQEKLAYVVGLPEIGSYIGTGIYMSTVLEDQRRIVAKMRYVSIWLLIMFLVPVCVAALIVLNRNRRLLDERENRARAEKSLAESEAKYRSIFENSVMGIFQSSPEGRVLGGNPAFSRILGYASPEEMAEALTDVTRQLYVTPGDRARFRGALEQQGYVEGFETEFYRKDGTKVWASVNARAVKDGDGKIAYYEGTVENITERKRSEEALRTSRLQLSQAMDLASIVYWEVDLPEEIFVFNDPFYAFCGTTVEREGGYRMTREEFAVRFLPPEEWPLFHGMVEKNRTLEDAAWLPADFEHRIIRRDGKVRNALARTRIVRDDEGVVLKIYGAVQDITDRKIAERALVESEEKYRNVVENSLIGFYIVQNGLFRYVNRQFCEIVGYSYDEIVDRLGPLDITHPGDRDMVAENIRKRAAGEAERIEYDFRTVRKDGKVVNLRVIGATTLFQGEKVPSGSIIDVTREKTLEDQLLHSQKMEAVGTLAGGIAHDFNNILTALVGYADLLRISMSDETLLAYVDQILSASQKATDLVRGLLAFSRQQAIILNPVGINSIVRRTEKLLRRLVTEDIEVKISLAPEEIVITADTTQIDQILFNLATNARDAMPGGGTLAIETRAVELTEDFRHLHGYGQPGRYALLCVSDTGVGMDRKTGERAFEPFFTTKEVGKGTGLGLSTVYGIVKQHDGYISLYSEPGKGTTFQIYLPIAKGAGREEEALPPMVEGGHETILVAEDNDMVRELICQVLARYGYTTVKAIDGADAVQQFRKAGTVDLLILDSVMPGMNGRQVYDEIQKLRPDIRVIFTSGYTRDVFLDKGIGDGDLDFLQKPILPDVLLKKVREVLGDNRDTG